The Candidatus Anaeroferrophillus wilburensis DNA segment CGATGTATGCAAATTGTGGGGGAGAAACTCGCAGCCAAACATTCGTTTTATCCACCTGCTATTGTGGCAAAACATACCACGAAGGTATCAGAACCATGAAGGTTTTGACATCTCGTGGTTTTTTTTGCCCGATCCCAATCCTGACCTGCGAAAGCTTTTCGACAGCAACAGCATCGGTCTGGTAAAGTCCGTCTATCAAGAACTAACCATTCATAAAGGAGGAAAACCTAATGAAAGCGACTCAATTCATCCTAACCATTTTCTGTGTCCTCACCTTGTTGCTGCCGGCTGTTTCTTTCGCTGCCGATACCGAGGCTCTCGAACGGCAGATTCAGAATCTGGCCCGGCAGCTGCAGGAACTGCAGCTGCCGTTTGATGCCCAGAAGAGTGAGCTTCAGGCCCAGAAGGAAAATCAGGAGGAGGTTGCCGAGGCAGCCACTGCCCTCAGGAGCATTGCCGAGCGGGTCACCATCAGCGGCTTCGTCGAAGTTGAAGCAGGCTTCAGCGAAGATTACGACGACAATGATGAAAGCGACATCACCCTGGCCACGGTGGAGCTGGGCATCGATGTTGACCTGCACCAGTATGTCTCCGGTCATCTGCTGTTGCTCTGGGAAGAAGATGATACCGAGCCGGTGGACCTGGATGAAGCATTCATCACCCTCGGCAATACTGAATACTACCCCCTGTACCTGTCAGCCGGAAAATTCTATGTTCCCTTCGGGAATTTCTCCAGCTGCATGATCTCCGACCCCCTCACCCTGGAACTGGGGGAAACCCGGGAAACGGCAGTCCTGGTTGGTCTGGACTATCAAGGTTTCTACGCCGGCGCCTACACTTTCAACGGTGATATTGATGAAACCGGCGATGAGGACAAAATCAAAGGCTACGGCCTTAACGCCGGCTACACCTATGAAACTGAGGATTTTGCCGTTGATTTCGGTCTTGGCTGGATCAACAGCATTGCTGATTCGGATGCCCTGGGCGAGTTCCTGGAAGAGGAGGGAATCGAGGACATTGCTGACTACGTGGGCGGCTTCAACG contains these protein-coding regions:
- a CDS encoding LbtU family siderophore porin, whose amino-acid sequence is MKATQFILTIFCVLTLLLPAVSFAADTEALERQIQNLARQLQELQLPFDAQKSELQAQKENQEEVAEAATALRSIAERVTISGFVEVEAGFSEDYDDNDESDITLATVELGIDVDLHQYVSGHLLLLWEEDDTEPVDLDEAFITLGNTEYYPLYLSAGKFYVPFGNFSSCMISDPLTLELGETRETAVLVGLDYQGFYAGAYTFNGDIDETGDEDKIKGYGLNAGYTYETEDFAVDFGLGWINSIADSDALGEFLEEEGIEDIADYVGGFNAYAIVSWKNFTLIGEYLGATDDFKMAELEFAGSGAQPESWNIELAYTFEVAGHETVLAAAYQGTDEAHALELPEKRYLGSLGVELVEGVSVALEYAHDEDYGESEGGSGENAETVTMQLALEF